Within Deinococcus actinosclerus, the genomic segment TTCGCGCCGCCGATGATCACCACGTACGGCCGCTCGGCGCCGTCGAGCAGCTTGCCCAGCGCGTCCACCTCGGTCTGGAGGAGCGTCCCGGCCGCGTGGGGCAGCTGCGCCGCCACGCCGCTCACGCTGCTGTGCGCGCGGTGGGCGCTGCCGAAGGCGTCCAGAACGAACGCGTCGCCCAGGCGGGCCAGCCTGCCGTTCAGGCCCTCTTCGTTCTTCTCCTCACCGGCGCTGAAGCGCACGTTCTCCAGCAGCGCCACCGCGCCCTCGGGCAGCGCCTTTACGGCGGCCAGGGTCTCGTCGCTGTCGGCGGTCCCGGCGATGAACGTCACGGGGCGGCCCAGCACCTTCTCCAGCACGGGCGCCACCGGCTTCAGGGAGTACTTCTCCTCGGGGCCGTTCTTCGGGCGGCCGAAGTGGCTCATCAGGATCACGTTGCGCGCGCCCGCGTCCAGCAGGGCGCTGATGGTGGGGAGGCTGGCGGTGACGCGCGTGTCGTCCTGCACCACGCCATCCTTGACGGGAACGTTGTAATCCACGCGCACCAGCACGCGCTTACCCTGCACATCCAGCTGACTGAGGTTCTGCATGTCGTCTCTCCGGGGAAAAAGGTGATGGTTGATAGAGGATGGACGGGCCACCTCTCTATCAACCATCAGGGGATGGCGGTCAGCCTTTCTGCTGAACCAGCTGCACGAGGTCGGCGATGCGGTTGCTGTAGCCCCACTCGTTGTCGTACCAGCTGAAGAACTTCACGAGGCTGCCCATCGCCATGGTCAGGCCGCCGTCGATGATGGCGCTGTGGGGGTCGCCCACGATGTCGCTGAGCACGATGGGGTCTTCGGTGTAGGCGATGATGCCCTTGTGGCTGCCCTCGGCGGCCTTGCGGAATACGTCGTTGACTTCCTGGGCGGTCACGTCACGCTTGAGGATCACGACGACGTCGCTGATGCTGCCCGTGGGGGTGGGCACGCGCAGGCTGGTGCCGTCGAACTTGCCCTTCAGCGCGGGGTACACCTGCGACACGGCCTTGGCGGCGCCGGTGCTGGTGGGGATGATGTTCACGGCGGCGGCGCGGGCGCGCCGGAGGTCGCTGTGCGGCAGGTCCAGCACGCGCTGGTCGTTCGTGTAGGAGTGCACGGTGGTCATGATGGCCTTCTCGATGCCGAAGGCTTCATCGATGAGCTTCATGGGCGCGCCGAGGCTGTTGGTGGTGCAGCTGGCGTTGCTGATGATGTTGTGCTGCGCGGGGTCGTAGTCCTGCTCGTTGACGCCCAGCACGACGCTGATGTCCTCGCCCTTGGCGGGCGCGGTGATGATGACCTTCTTGGCGCCGCCCTGGATGTGCTTGCCCGCGCCGTCACGGCTGGTGAAGATACCGGTGGATTCGATGACGATGTCCACGCCCATCTCGCCCCACTTGATGTTGGCGGGGTCGCGTTCGGCCAGCGCGTGGATCTTCTTGCCGTTCACGGTTAGGGAGGTGTCGTCGTACTCGACGGTGCCGTCGAACTTGCCGGCGGTGCTGTCGTACTTCAGGAGGGTGGCGAGCGTCTTGTTGTCGGTCAGGTCGTTGATGGCGACCACTTCAACGCCGCGAGCTTCCAGAACACGGAACACCAGACGGCCGATGCGGCCGAAGCCGTTAATCCCTACTTTCATGCTGTGCCTCCAGTCGTGAGGGCCGCCCCCTGTGCTGGGGCGGATGACCTCGCATGTCGCAGTGTAACGCGGGTCTCCGGATCGGCGGTTCGTGTCACCTGTACACCAAAGCATTCGTGAACCGAGTCCAAAAAAAAGGGGGCGGCCACAGCCACCCCATCCTCACGGCATTCCCAGGGCCTTACCCGGCGTTCAGCACGAACGCCACGTCCACCGTCACCGAATCGCTACTGCCCGGGTAACGCACGTCGAAATCGAAGGGATTGAACTTGAACTGAGTACTCACGTTCACCTTCCCCCCCTGCAACGTCGCCTTGACCGGCACGCTGACGCTCTTCGACGTGCCCTTCACGGTCAGGGTACCGGACGCCGTGGTGGACAGCGTCTGGCCCTCGACGAGTTTCCCGCCGGTCAGTTTCTCCAGTTTGAAGGTCGCGTTCGGGAACTTCGCGGTGTTCAGCGCCTCCGCGCCCTTGGCGTGCGTGTCCCGCAGACCGATCCCGGTCTTCAGGTTCACGACCGGGACCGTCACGCTGCCGGTCGTCGCCGCGAGATTCGCCGGATCGAGCTCCACGCTGGCGGTCACGCCCGCGATGCTGCCCCGCACCGGAATGAAGCGCACCGTGTGCGTGAAGCTGGCGGTGCCGTCCGCCGCGCGGTAGGAGGCCGCCGGCGCAGGCCCCCCCAGGGTCGAGGTGACGGCAGCCGCCCAGATCAGTGCCCGTTGCATGCCCTGATGGTGCGGCACGCAGGTGAATACTTGGTGAAACGATCAATTTTCCGCCCCGGTCTCCCGGCCGCCGCGCGCCTTTATGCGCGGGCGCGCAAGGGTTCTGTCACCCCCGGCTCCCTACGCTGCGCTCAGATCCGCTGCGTTCCTCACGCCGCACCCCGGAGGTTCCACCCATGCGCTGCACCCTCACCCTGCTCGCCGTCCTGACCGCCACGCACGCCAGCGCCGCCCAGACCACCGTCCACCTCCAGCTGGGCGTCACCGCCGTCTGTGAGCTGCGCAGCGTCACCCCCACCACCGTGGCGCTGCGCTGCACCCGGGACTACCAGCCCGGCGACCTGCGCAGCCTGCCGGAACTGGCCGGTCAGCTGCCCGCCGGGACGTGGTGGCTGGCGAGCAGCGCGGACGCCCCCGACGGCGGCACCCTGAACATCTACGCCCTGCAACCCGGCAGCGAGGCGGGCGGCCAGATCGACTACTACTGAGCCGAGTCCGGCACGTCCCCCCGGCCCCCCAGCCGGCAGCCCACGCTGCTCAGACGGCCCGCCTCCGGCCGGACCCCCACGCGTCATACTGCACGCCATGAGTTACGACCTTCTCGTCATGAAGTTCGGCGGCACCAACATGCAGGATTCGCGCGCCATCCGCCACAGCGCCTCCCTGGCCGCCCGCTCCATCCGCGCCGGGGTGAAGGTCGTCGTGGTCGTCTCGGCCATGGCGGGCGTCACGAACCAGCTGCTGAAACTCGCCGACGCCGCGCAGTCCGGCGACATCGCCGCCGCGAACGACGAGATCGCGCTGATGCGCACCCGGCACTTCACGGCCGCGCAGGAACTCGGCGCGGCTCCCGACAGCGGCACCGTGCGCGAGATCCGCGAGATGCACGAGACGCTGCGCCAGGCGGTGTACGGCGTGTACCTCCTGCGCGAACTGACTCCCCGCAGCCGCGACCTGATCGTCGCGTTCGGCGAGCGCCTCTCCGCACCCCTGATGAGCCTCGCGCTGGAGCAGGACGGCCTGCGCGCCCACCACCTCTCCGGCGGCGAGGCCGGCATCCTCACCGACAGTCACTTCGGGAACGCCAAGCCCATGCCGAACACCTACGAGCGGGTCAGGGACCGCCTGAGCGGCCTGCTGTCCGCCGGGGTCACGCCGGTCGTGGCGGGCTTCATGGGCGAAACCGAGAAGGGTGCCATCACCACCCTGGGGCGCGGCGGCACCGACTTCAGCGCCACCATCGTCGGCAAGGCGCTCGGCGCCGACGAGGTGTGGGCCTGGAAGGACGTGGACGGCGTCATGAGCGCCGACCCGAGGGTCGTGAAGGACGCGCGCAACATCGAGGTGCTCTCCTACGGCGAGGTGATGGAACTCGCGTACTTCGGCGCGAAGGTGCTGCACCCGCTGGCGGTCACACCCCTTCAGGAGAGCGGCATCCCCCTGCGCGTCAAGAGCGCCGCCGACCCGGACTTCCCGGGCACGCTGGTGCAGGCGCAGGCGCGTGACGAGGCCGGGCATCCGGTCAAGGCCGTCACCGCGATCCGCAACGTCAGCATCATCAACGTGAGCGGTGCGGGCGTGCTGGGCATTCCCGAGGTGATCGCCAGCGTGTTCGACGCGATCGCCCGCGAGAACGTCACGCTGCTGATGGTGTCGCAGTCGTCGAGCATGAGCAACGTGTCACTGGCCGTGCAGACCGTGGACGCCGAGCGCACCCTGGCCGCCCTGCGCGCCGGGGTCAGCCTGGAACTGAAGGTCGAGGAGCAGCCCGGCGTGGCGGTGCTCGCCATCGTGGGCAGCGGCATGCGCGGGCAGCGGGGCGTGTCCGCGCGGATGTTCACGGCGCTGGCCGAGCAGGACGTGAACGTGCTGATGATCTCGCAGGGCAGCAGCGAACTGAACGTGTCCGTCGCCGTGGAGGCCGACCACGTGGACGCCGCCACCCTCTCGGTGCACCGCGCCTTCGATCTGGGCGCGACCGCCACCGCCTGATCCACACAGGCTCACGACACTGTGCGGGGCACCGAGGATCTTCCCGGCGCCCCGCACACCTGGTGACGGGAAGGCGGCGTGCGGTGCAGGCGCGCTCCTCGCGCGGCCTAGCGGGTATCGCTCTCCCCGGCCGGACTCCGGCGCAGGTGCGGCCAGCGGCGCGCCATCAGGATGTACAGCCCCGCCACCCAGGTCACGCTGGCCGTGAAGCCTGCCAGCACGTCGGACGGGTAGTGCACGCCCAGGTAGTTGCGGCTGATGCCGATAGCCAGCGCCCACAGCACCCCGAACACCGCCACCGGCCACCCGGCCCGGGACCGCCAGAACACCAGGGTCAGCGCGAACCCGAACGCGGCGTTCGCCATGGCGTGCCCGCTGGGAAAACTGAATCCCGGCTCGGTCAGGACGGCCATCAGTTCGTCCGGGCGGGGCCGCTGGAACACCACCTTCGCCACGACGTTGAGCAGCGTGGCCCCGGCCACCCCCGTCACCAGGAACCAGCCGTGCGCCCGGCCGTTCGACTGGCCCAGCAGCCACGCGATCGCCAGCACCACGAAGGGCAGGATCGTCACGCCGCCCAGCAAGGCCAGCAGTTCCGCGAAGCGCGTCAATTCCGGGGTGCGGCGCTGCGCGTACCAGTTCAGCACCGCCTGATCCCACGCGAAGCCGCCCTCTCGGAACACCTCGTGGGTCAGGTGCGTGAACAGCACGAAGGGCGCCATGACGCCCAGCAGCAGCAGCAGCAGGGAACGCCAGTGCGTCCGGACGAACGGCAGGAATTCACGCCGGGAACGGGGAAACATCCTGTCATTACAGCCCGCCGCCCGGCCTGACCGCACGGGGGGCCGCTTACGCCTTGCTTAACGCTTCTGCGCCCTTTGGCGTAGCCCGCCCTGCGCCACCCGGTGCATGTGCGCGACCCCCTGTGCGGCGCACCATGTGAGGCAGAAGGAACGCGCCCAGCACGGGCTGCCAGTGGGGCGGCGGCGCGACCTCAGGAGCAGAGATGCAGCACGACCTCAACCAGCTTCACGCGCAGGATCTCCTGCAGGAAGCCCAGCACGCCCGCCTCGTCCGGCAGGCCCAGGCCGCCCAGCGGCAGCCCCGCAGGCCCGGCGCCCTGCGCGCCCTCCTGCACCGCCTGCGGCTCGCGTGATCCGCCGCCCGACACCCAGAGCGCCGCTCCCTTCCCCGTGAAGAGGAGCGGCGCTCTTGTTCAGGTGCTCAGGCGATGGGGGCCGCGCGCGCCTCGCGTTCGGTCAGGAAGGTCTTGACGCTCTGGGCGGCGCGCATGGTCATGCCGGGCACCGCCGCGATCTGCTCGACCGGGGCGCTCGCCAGATCCTCCAGGCTCGTGAAGTGCTCCAGCAGCGCGTCGCGCCGCTTCTGCCCGATGCCCGGCAGATCGTCGAACACGCTGCGCAGCATGGATTCCCCGCGCAGCTTGCGGTGGTACGTCACGGCGTAGTTGTGCACCTCGTCGCGCACGCCGATCAGCATCCGCAGCGCCGGGTGGGTGTGCGGCAGCAGCAGTTCACGGTCCACGCCGACCTCCGTGCCGGTCTCCAGCCACCACTGCGCGCCGTACCGCCCGGGGAGGATCAGGCGTTCCTCCCGCTTGGCGAGGCCCACGACCGGGATGTGCACGTTCGCCTCCTTCAGGGCGTCCAGCGCGGCGTTCACCTGCCCGCGCCCCCCGTCGATCAGCAGCAGGTCCGGGAGGGGCAGCTTGTCGCTGAGGCTGCCCGTGAAGCGCCGCGTGATCGTCTGCCGCATGCTCGTGTAGTCGTCCGGGTGATCCAGGCCGCGCACCTTGAAGCGCCGGTGCTCCCCGCGCCGTGAGCGGCCCCCCTCGAACACCACCATGCCGGACACGATGTTCGTGCCGAAGAGGTTGCTGTTGTCATAGCCCTCGATCCGCCAGGGTCGGTCCGGGAGGGCCAGCACCTCGCGCAGCGCGTCCAGGCCCGGGTGGTCGCCCCGGCGTTCCAGCAGCGCCATCTCGGAATCCAGGCCGTTCTGCGCGTTGCGCTGCGCCATGTCGATCAGATCGACCTTGTCGCCGCGTTTGGGGGTGCGCATCTCGACCTTGCGCCCGGCCTTCTCCGACAGGAAGTCACTCCAGGTGGGGGCGTCCTCGAAGTCGGCGGGCAGCAGGATCAGCGGCGGGACGTGGGTCGCCTGCGTGTAGTAGTCCTGCACGAACGCCTCGACGATCTCGCCCAGCGGGGCGTCCTCCGTGCCGGTCAGGAACCGCTTGTCGCGTCCCACGACGCGCCCGCCGCGCATGCGGAACAGCTGCACCATCGCGTATTCCCCGGCCTGCGCGGCGCCCAGGAAGTCCAGGTCGGTCTCCTCGCTGACGAAGGCGTGCTGCTCGGTCCCGAACAGTTTCTCGACGGCCTGCACGCGGTCGCGCACTCGGGCGGCCTGCTCGAAATCCTGTCCCTTCGCGGCAACCTTCATGTCCTCGCGCAGCCGGGCGATGACCGGTGCGGCGCGGCCCTCCAGCAGACTGGTCACGTCCTCCACAACCCGCGCGTACTCGTCGGGATCGGCGCGGTCCACGCAGGGGCCCAGGCAGCGGCCCATGTGGAAGTTCAGGCAGGGGCGCGGCTTGTGCTGCATGGGCAGCCCACTGTTCTTCCGCAGCGGGAACATCGTGTCGATCAGGTTCTTCACGCGTCGCACCGCCGACGAGTCCGGGTACGGCCCGTAGTAGCGCCCGCCGTCCTTGAGCACACGCCGCGTGACGACCAGCATGGGGAAGGCCTCGTTCGTCAGTTTCAGGAACGGGTAGTGCTTGTCGTCCTTCAGCGTGACGTTGTAGTGGGGCCGGTGCTGCTTGATGAGATTCGCTTCGAGCACCAGCGCCTCGACCTCGTTGCGGGCGGTGATGAACTCCAGCGTGTCGGCCAGCGCGGTGAACTTCCCGCTCTTGCCGCCCGCCTTGAAGTGCTGGTTGACGCGCGAACGGAGGTTGTTGGCCTTGCCGATGTAGATGGGTGTCCCGCCCTTGCGGAAGATGTACACGCCGGGCGTGGTGGGCAGCACGGGCAGGTCGTCGGGATGCACGCCACGCAGCATAGTGGAGCGGCAGAACGGTTTCCGTGACGGTGGGTGCGAAGCATAAATCTGATCAGAGAGAACAGATGATTCACGAGTTAGCAGTATCGTGAAAATATTCACTAACAGATGGGTATTCTGGACAAATGGTGGATTGACATGCCGGACAGGAACAGAAGCCAGAAGCCTTTCAGCCTCACCACGTCCAGAACTCAACCGGCACCTCCGCCAGGAGCTGATTCCCGGTGAAGGCCACAGCACTCAGCCACGATTCGTCGCTGAACCTCGTACGATCAGGAAATTTCAGCACGGCCCGGTCGTGACCGGGTGGCAGATGCCCGACCGGAAGCGTCCCACTGTACCGGGTCGCACCATGAGCGGCAACGTGCTGGTTCCCGGTTCCTTCATAGCAGCCGTATTCCCTGGGAATGTCTGGCATCTCTCTCTGGTTACGGAGGCGCGTGAACCGGGCAGTTCGGTTGCCGAACGCGCAGCCGTCCACGCCGACCAGTGCACTGCGGTCCCCTGGAGTGGTGATGAGGACGGTGACGTCGGCGTGAAGACCGAGCACGAGCCTGGGAGTGCTGACCTCCACGCAGACCCGGTCACAGACGCGACTCCGTGTGGGAACGAGGAGGGCCACTGCGGCGGCCAGGGCAACAGTCACGCCGACTAGGAGAGGAAGCGTCAGCCGTCTCATGGGGACATCGTATGCGGCACGACTCTCGACATGCCCGGCTCCTCGCAGGCCCGGCACCGTCGGTCGGCCTTCCATAAGGTTCCTGACAGGTTGGGGGTGCCGCTGAGCGTCTATCCTGCGTGGCGTGTCCACCGAGTCCTTCACGCATGACGGCGCGCACCTGGGCGTGCGGCGCACCGGGACGGGGCCGCCGGTCGTACTCGTCCATGGCCTGAGCGGCTCGACCCGCTGGTGGCGGTTCAACGTGCCCGCGCTGAAGCAGGCGCACGCGGTGTACAGCCTGGACCTCAGCGGGTACGGCCGTTCCTGGGGGCGGCCCTCGCGCAGCGTGCGGGACGCGGCCGACCTGATCTGCGCGTGGCTGGACGCGCAGGACCTGCGCGACGTGACACTGGTCGGGCACTCCATGGGCGGGCAGATCAGTCTGCATGTCGCGGCGCAGCGGCCCGACCGGGTGCGGAACCTCGTGCTCGTGTGTGCCAGCGGCCTGCTGCGGGCGAACGCCGCGCGGACGGCGCTGCACCTGCCGCGCGCCGCGTGGATGGGCGAGCGCCGCTTCATCGGCCGGATCGTGTTCGACGGGCTGCGGGCCGGACCGCTGAACCTGTGGCGCAATGCCACGGACCTCCTGCGCGACAGCGTGCAGGACGTCCTGCCGTTCGTGTACGCCCGGACGCTGATCATCTGGGGTGAGCGCGACATCCTGGTGCCGCTCGCGCTGGGGCAGCTGCTGCACGAGGCGCTGCCCGGGTCCCGCTTCGAGGTGATTCCCCGCGCCGGGCACGTGGCGATGGTGGACCGCCCGGCCGTCTTCAACGCGCTCCTGCTGGACTTCCTGAACGGGGGAGAGGACGGACCCTCCTCTTGAGCGGACAGCCGACGTACCTGACGGTGAATGGTCTGCGCACCCACGCCTGGAAGCGGGGTCGGGGTGCGCCGCTCGTGATCGTGCCGGGTCTGGGCTGCGCCTCGTGGATGTACGCGCGGCTCGCGCGTGAACTGGCGCGCGAACGCACGGTCTTCGTGTACGACCCCCCGGGGCACGGCGACAGCCAGGGCCGCCCGGATTTTCCGGTGTGCATCAAGCACCTGACCGATCACCTGGCCGCGTGGCTGCGTGCCGCCGGTCTGGAAGGCACGCCGGTGTTCGGGCACTCGCTGGGCGGCGAGGTGATGTTCGACCTCGCGGCGCGCTACCCCGACTGCGCGCCGGCCCTGATCGCGTGCGCGCCGACCGGCATTCCCGAGAACCCCAGCGTGCGGCTTCAACTCGCGCGGCTGCTGCGGGATCTGCCGCGCGAGCGGCTGGGGCTGCTGTGGCCCGGTCTGCGGGCCTACGCCCGCTGTGGGGGGCGGCGCATGCTCCTGCTGGCCCGCGACCAGGAGGCCCATATGACCGGTCCCCTGCTGCCGCGCGTGCGGGTGCCCACCCTGCTCATCGACGGTCAGAGTGATCCGGTTATCCAGACGTGGACGGTCGAGCGGATCTGTGCGGACATCCCGGAGGCCGTGGCGCGGCAGATTCCCGGTGCGCCGCACGGCCTGACGGACACGCATCCGCGCGCGGTGGCGCAACTGACGCTGGAGTTTCTGAGACGCGTCGGTCACTGATCTGGAGGGTGGCACATAACCAGCTTTGAAGAGGGCTGGCTTGATCGCCCCTCTGGCAAAGAGAACTCAAATTTCACGATCCAGATTAATCGTGAATACTTTCACTAGGAATGATCTGAAGAAGGGGAGGTCACCCTCCCCAGCCAGTTCAGTCTGCTGAAACGGCCACGCTCAGCCCCACGTCGGCCAGCTGCCCGGGCTCGACGGGGGAGGGCGCCAGCGCCATCAGGTCCACGCCGCGGTTGTTCTTCGGGAAGGCGATGACCTCGCGGATGCTGCTCGCGCCGCTCATGACCATGATCAGGCGGTCGAAACCCCAGGCGATGCCGCCGTGGGGGGGCGTGCCGTACTCGAGGGCGTCCATGAAGAACCCGAACTTGTCGCGGGCCTGTTCGGCGCTGAAGCCGATGGCCTGGAACATCTTGGCCTGCACGGCGGGGTCGTGGATGCGGATGCTGCCGCCGCCGACCTCAAAGCCGTTCAGGACGAGGTCGTACGCCTGCGCGCGGATTTCGCCCTGGCGGTCTGTGCCGAAGAGGTCCAGGTCGTCGGGGTGGGGGGCGGTGAAGGGGTGGTGCATGTACGTCCAGGTGCCGCTCTCGTCGTCGAATTCCAGCTGGGGGAACTCGGTGACCCAGGAGACATGGAACTGCGGGCCAGTGGCGGCGAGGTCGAACAGGTCCCGCAGGGCGAGGCGGACCGCGCCCAGCGCGCCGACGGCTTTCTTCCACTCACCCGCGGTGAACAGGAGGGTGCCGCCCTGCGCGACGCCGGTGCGGGCGATCAGTTCGGCGGCCTGCGCGGTGACGAACTTGCTGATCCCGCCGGTGAAGCCGTCGCCGTCACGTTTGAGCCACGCGAGGCCGCCCGCGCCGTTCTGCTTGGCGATCCGTTCGAGTTCGTCGATCTGCTTGCGGGTCAGTTCGGGCGCCGCGATCACCTTGACGGCCTGCGCAGCGGCGAAGGCCTTGAACTCGCCGCCCTGGAACAGGTCGGTGACGTCCGTGAACTTCAGGTCGAAGCGCAGGTCGGGCTTGTCGGACCCGTAGAGGTTCATGGCGTCCATGTACGCCATGCGCGGGAAGGGAAGGGGCAGTTCGACGCCCATCGTCTCGCGGAACACGTGGGCCATCAGGCCCTCCTGGGTGCTCAGCACGTCGTCGAGCTCCACGAAGCTCATCTCCATGTCGAGCTGCGTGAAGTCCGGCTGGCGGTCGGCGCGCAGGTCCTCGTCGCGGAAGCAGCGGGCCAGCTGGTAGTAGCGGTCGTACCCGGCGATCATCAGCATCTGCTTGAACAGCTGCGGGCTCTGCGGCAGCGCGTAGAACTCACCGGGGTTCTGGCGGCTGGGCACCAGGAAGTCACGGGCGCCCTCGGGCGTGGATTTCGTGAGCATGGGCGTCTCGACCTGCACGAAGCCCTCGCGGTCGAGGTACTCGGTGACGGCGGCGACGGCCTTGCTGCGCAGGACGAGGTTGCGTTGCATCTCCGGGCGGCGCAGGTCGAGGTACCGGAACTTCAGGCGGATGTCCTCGGCGACGCTGTCGCCCTTCTCCAGTTCGAAAGGCGTGGTCTTCGCAGTGTTCAGCACCTTCACGCGCGTGGCGATCACCTCGAAGTCCGCGAGGCCCCCCTTACGCTGGCTTTCGGGGCGGGCCTGGTAGGTGCCCTCGATTTCTGCGACGTACTCGGCGCGCAGGCGGTCCGCGTCCGCGAACGCGGCGGAGTCCGGTTCGACCTGCACCTGCACCAGACCGCTGCGGTCCCGCAGTTCCAGGAAGATCAGGCCGCCCAGGTCGCGGCGGCGGTTCACCCAGCCCTGTAAGGTGATGGTCTGCCCGGCGTGCGCGGGCGTGAGGTGGCCGATCATGGCGGTGCGTTTCATGCGTGCTCCTGAAGGAAGGTGGCGAGGTCGGCGGCGGCGAGGCTGCGCTGCTCACCGGTCCTGATGTTCTTGAGGCTGAGGGTGCCCTGCGTGACCTCGTCGGTCCCGAGGAGGGCCACCCAGTGCGCGCCGCGCCGCTCGGCGTCGCGGAAGGCGGCGGCGGGTTTCATCGCGCGGTACGCGAACTCCGCGCGGGCGTGCGCGCGGGCGCTCATGGCGGTGCGCGCGGCGTGCGGGACGTTCACCTCGTCCAGCGCGGCGACGTACAGCAGCGGGCCGGCGATCTCCGGGAGGGCCATGCCTTCGGCTTTCAGCGCCAGCAGGAGCCGCTCCACGCCGAACGCCCAGCCGATGCCGGGAATGGTCTCCTTGCTGCCGAGTTCCTGCGCCAGCCCGTCGTAGCGGCCCCCGCCGCCCAGCGCGGACTTCGCGCCGACGCCCTCGTGGTGCAGTTCCCAGGCGGTGCGGCGGTAGTAGTCCAGGCCCCGCACGATGCTGGGGTCGATGTCGAACTCCACGCCCCACTCGGTCAGGTAGCCCTGCACGGCGCGGAAGTGCGCGCCCGCCTCCTCGCCCAAGAAATCCAGCATGGGTTTGACGCCCAGCTCCGCGAGCAGCTCCTGATCCGAGGCGCTCTTGCTGTCCAGGATGCGCATGGGGTTGCGGGTCAGGCGGTCCTTCGAGTCGTCCGACAGGCGCTCCAGCTGCGGCGTGAACAGCTCGCGCAGGTACGTGTTGTAGCGCTCGCGGTCCTCCGGGTCGCCGATGCTGCCCAGCTTCACGCGCACGCCCGTGAGTCCCAGTTCGCGGACCACGCCCACCATCAGCGCGATGGCCTCGGCGTCCACCAGCGCCTCCGTGCTGCCCAGCACCTCGTAATCCACCTGATGGAATTGTCGCAGGCGACCCGCTTGGACGTTCTCTGCGCGGAACATTGGACCATGCGTCCATAGCTTCAATGGGGAGGGAAGTTGCTTCAACCCATTAAAAAGATAGGCGCGAACGATAGCGGCAGTCCCCTCAGGGCGGAGGATATAACCCCCATGATCGCCGAAGTAGGAAACCGTGAACATCTCTTTGCGGACAATATCGGTGCTACCGCCTACTCCCCGCTTCACGATGTCAGCCTCTTCAAATATCGGAGTATCAATGCGCTGCGCGCCTGCACGTTCAAGAACGCGCCGTGCGACCTCTACCAACCAACCGTGCGCCTGCGCCGAAACGTCGAGCGTGAGCTTAGGGCTCTGTGGGGGCAACAGATCTTTCGTGCCCTTAGGGGGTTTGATCACCATAACCCGAGCAGCATAGCGCCTGCACGGCAAAACCCCCCTGTGCCGGACAACTGGCACGCCCCGCCCTGGCCCCAGAACAGGGGAGAGGGCGGCCCCCGGACTCCCGGACGCCGCCCCCCTCCTTCACGCTCTGGTTACTGCTTGACGCTGAACGGCAACC encodes:
- a CDS encoding alpha/beta fold hydrolase — translated: MSGQPTYLTVNGLRTHAWKRGRGAPLVIVPGLGCASWMYARLARELARERTVFVYDPPGHGDSQGRPDFPVCIKHLTDHLAAWLRAAGLEGTPVFGHSLGGEVMFDLAARYPDCAPALIACAPTGIPENPSVRLQLARLLRDLPRERLGLLWPGLRAYARCGGRRMLLLARDQEAHMTGPLLPRVRVPTLLIDGQSDPVIQTWTVERICADIPEAVARQIPGAPHGLTDTHPRAVAQLTLEFLRRVGH
- the aspS gene encoding aspartate--tRNA ligase — its product is MKRTAMIGHLTPAHAGQTITLQGWVNRRRDLGGLIFLELRDRSGLVQVQVEPDSAAFADADRLRAEYVAEIEGTYQARPESQRKGGLADFEVIATRVKVLNTAKTTPFELEKGDSVAEDIRLKFRYLDLRRPEMQRNLVLRSKAVAAVTEYLDREGFVQVETPMLTKSTPEGARDFLVPSRQNPGEFYALPQSPQLFKQMLMIAGYDRYYQLARCFRDEDLRADRQPDFTQLDMEMSFVELDDVLSTQEGLMAHVFRETMGVELPLPFPRMAYMDAMNLYGSDKPDLRFDLKFTDVTDLFQGGEFKAFAAAQAVKVIAAPELTRKQIDELERIAKQNGAGGLAWLKRDGDGFTGGISKFVTAQAAELIARTGVAQGGTLLFTAGEWKKAVGALGAVRLALRDLFDLAATGPQFHVSWVTEFPQLEFDDESGTWTYMHHPFTAPHPDDLDLFGTDRQGEIRAQAYDLVLNGFEVGGGSIRIHDPAVQAKMFQAIGFSAEQARDKFGFFMDALEYGTPPHGGIAWGFDRLIMVMSGASSIREVIAFPKNNRGVDLMALAPSPVEPGQLADVGLSVAVSAD
- the hisS gene encoding histidine--tRNA ligase, which translates into the protein MVIKPPKGTKDLLPPQSPKLTLDVSAQAHGWLVEVARRVLERAGAQRIDTPIFEEADIVKRGVGGSTDIVRKEMFTVSYFGDHGGYILRPEGTAAIVRAYLFNGLKQLPSPLKLWTHGPMFRAENVQAGRLRQFHQVDYEVLGSTEALVDAEAIALMVGVVRELGLTGVRVKLGSIGDPEDRERYNTYLRELFTPQLERLSDDSKDRLTRNPMRILDSKSASDQELLAELGVKPMLDFLGEEAGAHFRAVQGYLTEWGVEFDIDPSIVRGLDYYRRTAWELHHEGVGAKSALGGGGRYDGLAQELGSKETIPGIGWAFGVERLLLALKAEGMALPEIAGPLLYVAALDEVNVPHAARTAMSARAHARAEFAYRAMKPAAAFRDAERRGAHWVALLGTDEVTQGTLSLKNIRTGEQRSLAAADLATFLQEHA